One window from the genome of Streptomyces sp. NBC_00091 encodes:
- a CDS encoding SagB family peptide dehydrogenase — translation MGYAHDYAGAIMYRGRVPMEPVDFVPDWADRPRKAKYYPQAETLPLPDPARGPRPAPGFTLPLLSGMLQESYGLTGRRLGVQANTDLAALPHYTQANWSRGTASGGGLYPVGVYWAAGAGGPLTPGVYHYAPHQHGLRRLLAGDVTGDVREALGAGRDKGCSQYLVLSVKYWQNSFKYNSFSFHAVSMDVGALLQTWRLWARAYGLRIAPALWFDEERLARLLGVAPEEEGVFAVLPLEWEGDAGRHRAGAPAAGAGVRHRDSERSRRVLAFETLDRIHGATLGRAADRPAPGALDAAAAYPPRGGRPVPLPAPAPAPMEAAAALRARRSSFGRFDATRAVTAQQLAAALADCAATRPGSEAERPDGPPLTSLYAFVNHVEGVAPGSYAYDPAAHTLRLVVPGPPGPFLQRNYFLSNYNLEQAGAVLVPTVRTTAVLDAVGDRGYRLVGAAVGAVAQTFYTTAAAHGLGAGVALGFDNVSYAEQLGLTGTDEAPLLIMLLGHERPRPADFRHEIA, via the coding sequence GTGGGCTACGCCCATGACTACGCCGGCGCCATCATGTACCGGGGCCGGGTGCCGATGGAGCCCGTCGACTTCGTACCCGACTGGGCCGACCGTCCCCGCAAGGCGAAGTACTACCCGCAGGCGGAGACCCTGCCGCTGCCCGATCCGGCGCGAGGGCCGCGGCCCGCCCCCGGATTCACCCTGCCGCTGCTGTCCGGGATGCTCCAGGAGTCGTACGGGCTGACCGGCCGGCGCCTGGGTGTGCAGGCCAACACCGACCTGGCCGCGCTCCCCCACTACACGCAGGCCAACTGGTCGCGCGGGACCGCCTCCGGCGGCGGGCTCTACCCGGTCGGCGTGTACTGGGCGGCCGGCGCGGGCGGGCCGCTCACCCCGGGGGTGTACCACTACGCCCCGCACCAGCACGGGCTGCGCAGGCTCCTGGCGGGCGATGTCACCGGTGACGTCCGCGAGGCGCTGGGCGCCGGCCGCGACAAGGGCTGCTCGCAGTACCTGGTGCTCAGCGTCAAGTACTGGCAGAACTCCTTCAAGTACAACAGCTTCTCCTTCCACGCCGTCAGCATGGACGTGGGCGCCCTGCTCCAGACCTGGCGGCTGTGGGCCCGGGCGTACGGGCTGCGGATCGCGCCCGCGCTCTGGTTCGACGAGGAGCGGCTCGCCCGGCTGCTCGGCGTGGCCCCCGAGGAGGAGGGGGTCTTCGCGGTCCTCCCCCTGGAGTGGGAGGGCGACGCCGGGCGCCACCGCGCCGGGGCCCCGGCGGCGGGCGCCGGCGTCCGCCACCGGGACTCCGAGCGCTCCCGCAGGGTGCTCGCCTTCGAGACCCTGGACCGGATCCACGGGGCCACCCTCGGCCGCGCGGCCGACCGGCCGGCGCCCGGCGCGCTGGACGCGGCCGCCGCGTACCCGCCGCGGGGCGGGCGGCCCGTCCCCCTGCCCGCCCCGGCGCCGGCCCCGATGGAGGCGGCGGCCGCGCTGCGGGCCCGGCGCAGCAGCTTCGGCCGGTTCGACGCCACCCGGGCGGTGACGGCGCAGCAGCTGGCGGCGGCGCTGGCGGACTGCGCCGCGACCCGGCCCGGCAGCGAGGCCGAACGGCCCGACGGGCCGCCGCTGACCTCCCTGTACGCCTTCGTCAACCACGTCGAGGGCGTCGCCCCGGGCAGCTACGCCTACGACCCGGCGGCGCACACCCTGCGGCTGGTGGTGCCAGGGCCGCCCGGCCCCTTCCTCCAGCGCAACTACTTCCTGTCCAACTACAACCTGGAGCAGGCGGGCGCCGTACTGGTGCCGACCGTACGGACCACCGCGGTCCTCGACGCGGTCGGCGACCGCGGCTACCGCCTCGTCGGGGCGGCCGTCGGCGCCGTCGCGCAGACCTTCTACACCACGGCCGCCGCACACGGGCTCGGCGCGGGCGTGGCGCTGGGCTTCGACAACGTCTCGTACGCCGAGCAGCTGGGGCTGACCGGCACCGACGAGGCACCGCTGCTGATCATGCTGCTCGGCCACGAGCGGCCGCGGCCCGCCGACTTCCGCCACGAGATCGCCTGA
- a CDS encoding lantibiotic dehydratase has product MNTTTEWHTGERFMLRVAGLPLAAADALRCAGTGRWADDVLAAEEALRADAQWLSEVLHRAVGATDPEPGGPGAAHRRELLRLRRQIHNGRMPADPEAALRAVAGLEENAGDRLAGWLQRTRELEKLLAEGEPLLAADLGRGRGALRELLGDDRLRHGLLLASPVLEGQLDAYAAATAGGGEPGGRARKAERSVLSYLYRTACKTSPFSTFTGVATGRFAPEAGTDGIRVEDTWSSHVRLNVVVLARLAELVLADPVRRRDLPLRPAPGWGREDDRIRYVRRSVTAGDDTAAVTFDAVKDRLFFLRRSGTLDRLLALFAERAERAESGPGGGEPELRHHELADWLAAEHGAAPEECEAYIGALLQLGMVRVPCLDTGVHSGDPVRAFQRALAGLERPWAGELAALLEEPARLLERYPLAGRAERRELLLLLRAALRRAQEELGAPPDAPLPQTLVYEDTSAGRDLAAARPAWAEPGADGGSLRSVERILPAFDLTLAQRITFEGFFTARYGRGGRCEDLLGLVHDFHEDFFDQYLSFTARRTPFDARGEYVPEENWLGLPGIRALDAARRAFTDRMRAHWAAYEERGGSGELRLGEEDVEAVARELEPVAAGFAPRCHHLQFAGDPDTGERLTVLNRSYGGLSFPFSRFTHLYPEPSALDGRLRESAAEVTPPGAVFAEVTGGPVTTNLNLHGRLTEYEIVCPGETGTLPEDRLLRLDDLYAEHVPDTGRVVLRSRRLGLEVIPVYLGYLVPLALPAVPRTLLLLSPSSMSPLDVWAGVAEGAPQGGVSARPRVVHGDLVLSRRSWTTTAGELPVRGAREAAHFLEWQRWRRAHGLPERVFATVSAGHSALGAKPQYVDFASLLSLAAFEPLLRESGHRVVFREMLPDPGGLHTRSARGAHVAELAVETFTTTTRTPEGATPCQS; this is encoded by the coding sequence ATGAACACCACCACCGAATGGCACACCGGAGAGCGCTTCATGCTGCGCGTCGCCGGCCTGCCCCTGGCCGCGGCCGACGCGCTGCGCTGCGCCGGCACGGGGCGCTGGGCGGACGACGTGCTCGCGGCCGAGGAGGCGCTGCGGGCGGACGCGCAGTGGCTGAGCGAGGTACTGCACCGGGCGGTCGGCGCGACCGACCCGGAGCCGGGCGGGCCGGGCGCGGCGCACCGGCGTGAACTGCTGCGGCTGCGCCGGCAGATCCACAACGGGCGGATGCCCGCCGATCCCGAGGCCGCCCTGCGGGCGGTGGCGGGGCTGGAGGAGAACGCGGGCGACCGGCTGGCCGGCTGGCTCCAGCGGACGCGGGAGCTGGAGAAGCTGCTGGCCGAGGGGGAGCCGCTGCTGGCCGCCGATCTGGGCCGGGGCCGGGGCGCGCTGCGCGAGCTGCTCGGCGACGACCGGCTGCGGCACGGGCTGCTGCTGGCCTCGCCGGTCCTGGAGGGACAGCTGGACGCCTACGCGGCGGCCACCGCCGGGGGCGGGGAGCCGGGGGGCCGGGCGCGCAAGGCCGAGCGCTCGGTGCTCTCGTACCTCTACCGCACCGCTTGCAAGACCAGCCCCTTCAGCACCTTCACCGGGGTGGCGACCGGCCGGTTCGCCCCGGAGGCGGGGACGGACGGGATCCGGGTGGAGGACACCTGGAGCAGCCATGTCCGGCTGAACGTGGTGGTGCTGGCGCGGCTCGCCGAGCTGGTCCTCGCCGACCCGGTGCGCCGGCGGGACCTGCCGCTGCGGCCGGCCCCGGGCTGGGGGCGGGAGGACGACCGGATCCGCTACGTGCGCCGCTCGGTGACGGCCGGCGACGACACGGCCGCCGTCACCTTCGACGCGGTCAAGGACCGGCTGTTCTTCCTGCGCCGCAGCGGCACCCTGGACCGGCTGCTGGCCCTGTTCGCGGAGCGGGCGGAGCGGGCGGAGAGCGGCCCGGGCGGCGGTGAGCCCGAGCTGCGCCACCACGAGCTGGCCGACTGGCTGGCGGCGGAGCACGGGGCCGCCCCCGAGGAGTGCGAGGCGTACATCGGCGCGCTCCTCCAGCTGGGCATGGTGCGGGTGCCGTGCCTGGACACCGGGGTGCACAGCGGTGATCCGGTCCGCGCCTTCCAGCGGGCCCTGGCCGGGCTGGAGCGGCCCTGGGCCGGCGAGCTGGCCGCGCTGCTGGAGGAGCCCGCCCGGCTGCTGGAGCGCTACCCGCTCGCGGGGCGCGCCGAGCGCCGCGAACTGCTGCTGCTCCTGCGGGCCGCGCTGCGCCGGGCGCAGGAGGAGCTGGGCGCGCCGCCGGACGCGCCGCTGCCGCAGACGCTGGTGTACGAGGACACGAGCGCGGGCCGCGACCTGGCCGCGGCGCGCCCGGCCTGGGCGGAGCCGGGCGCGGACGGCGGCTCGCTGCGGTCGGTCGAGCGGATCCTGCCGGCCTTCGACCTCACGCTCGCCCAGCGGATCACCTTCGAGGGGTTCTTCACGGCGCGCTACGGCCGGGGCGGGCGCTGCGAGGACCTGCTGGGCCTGGTGCACGACTTCCACGAGGACTTCTTCGACCAGTACCTGTCCTTCACCGCGCGGCGTACGCCCTTCGACGCGCGGGGCGAGTACGTGCCCGAGGAGAACTGGCTGGGCCTGCCCGGGATCCGGGCCCTGGACGCGGCGCGGCGGGCCTTCACGGACCGGATGCGGGCGCACTGGGCCGCGTACGAGGAGCGGGGCGGCAGCGGCGAACTGCGGCTCGGGGAGGAGGACGTGGAGGCGGTGGCGCGGGAACTGGAGCCGGTGGCGGCCGGGTTCGCCCCGCGCTGCCACCACCTCCAGTTCGCCGGGGACCCGGACACGGGAGAGCGGCTGACGGTGCTCAACCGCTCCTACGGCGGGCTGTCCTTCCCGTTCAGCCGGTTCACACACCTCTACCCGGAGCCGTCGGCGCTGGACGGGCGGCTGCGCGAGAGCGCCGCCGAAGTCACCCCGCCGGGCGCGGTGTTCGCGGAGGTCACCGGCGGCCCGGTCACCACCAACCTGAACCTGCACGGCCGGCTCACCGAGTACGAGATCGTCTGCCCGGGCGAGACCGGCACCCTGCCGGAGGACCGGCTGCTGCGCCTGGACGACCTGTACGCGGAGCACGTCCCCGACACCGGGCGGGTGGTGCTGCGCTCGCGCCGCCTGGGCCTGGAGGTGATCCCGGTCTACCTGGGCTACCTGGTGCCGCTCGCGCTGCCCGCCGTACCGCGCACCCTGCTGCTGCTCTCGCCGTCCTCGATGTCCCCGCTGGACGTCTGGGCGGGGGTCGCGGAGGGCGCCCCGCAGGGCGGGGTGAGCGCGCGTCCGCGGGTGGTGCACGGGGACCTGGTGCTGAGCCGGCGCAGCTGGACGACCACGGCGGGCGAACTGCCGGTGCGCGGGGCGCGGGAGGCCGCGCACTTCCTGGAGTGGCAGCGGTGGCGGCGGGCGCACGGACTGCCGGAGCGGGTGTTCGCGACCGTGTCGGCGGGTCACTCGGCGCTCGGTGCCAAACCGCAGTACGTGGACTTCGCGAGCCTGCTCTCGCTGGCGGCCTTCGAGCCGCTGCTGCGCGAGAGCGGCCACCGGGTCGTCTTCCGCGAGATGCTCCCCGACCCCGGCGGCCTGCACACCCGCTCGGCGCGCGGGGCGCACGTCGCCGAACTCGCCGTCGAGACCTTCACCACGACCACCCGGACCCCGGAGGGCGCAACCCCATGTCAGAGCTGA
- a CDS encoding lantibiotic dehydratase C-terminal domain-containing protein — MSELTPTPGAWQAVHVFYAANPQPLLVQCVRPLIASLTEEGLLAGHFFINYWLEGPHVRLRLRPVSPQAEPEVRRRTEEAVTAFLKARPALYEVDSGFLNEFYNTLFDIEFPEGDRAAFMGEDGRMNLRPNNSWSYEPYEPEYGKYGGPAGVELAEWHFAHSSDLVMDALGGMNLHLRTVLLGTSAQLMMVMAGVFLPDREDLGGYLDRYYQFWHRAFPGTGFIGSAEYDRTYEQTGPGLGRRFGAVLEALGTGETGRLPGFLAGWAEHCRELRRRAEALAVGGELVFRSWDGSRDERVTDPAVALPLLLSPYMHMTNNRLHVTIRDEAYLAHLLGRVLREGAAGGAEAAPAVGP; from the coding sequence ATGTCAGAGCTGACCCCGACGCCCGGCGCCTGGCAGGCCGTGCACGTCTTCTACGCCGCGAACCCGCAGCCGCTGCTGGTCCAGTGCGTGCGGCCGCTGATCGCCTCCCTCACCGAGGAGGGGCTGCTGGCGGGGCACTTCTTCATCAACTACTGGCTGGAGGGCCCGCACGTGCGGCTGCGGCTGCGGCCGGTGAGCCCGCAGGCGGAGCCGGAGGTGCGCCGGCGTACCGAGGAGGCGGTGACGGCGTTCCTGAAGGCCCGGCCCGCGCTGTACGAGGTGGACTCCGGTTTCCTCAACGAGTTCTACAACACCCTGTTCGACATCGAGTTCCCCGAGGGGGACCGGGCCGCCTTCATGGGCGAGGACGGCCGGATGAACCTGCGGCCGAACAACTCCTGGTCCTACGAGCCGTACGAGCCGGAGTACGGGAAGTACGGCGGCCCGGCCGGGGTCGAGCTCGCGGAGTGGCACTTCGCGCACTCCAGCGATCTCGTCATGGACGCCCTGGGCGGGATGAACCTGCACCTGCGGACCGTACTGCTGGGCACCTCCGCGCAGCTGATGATGGTGATGGCCGGGGTGTTCCTGCCCGACCGGGAGGACCTGGGCGGCTACCTCGACCGCTACTACCAGTTCTGGCACCGGGCCTTCCCCGGCACCGGTTTCATCGGCTCCGCCGAGTACGACAGGACGTACGAGCAGACCGGGCCCGGTCTCGGGCGGCGGTTCGGCGCGGTGCTGGAGGCGCTCGGCACCGGGGAGACCGGCCGGCTGCCCGGCTTCCTCGCCGGCTGGGCCGAGCACTGCCGGGAGCTGCGGCGGCGCGCCGAGGCCCTGGCCGTGGGCGGGGAGCTGGTGTTCCGGTCCTGGGACGGGAGCCGGGACGAGCGGGTGACGGATCCGGCGGTGGCGCTGCCGCTGCTGCTGTCCCCGTACATGCACATGACCAACAACCGGCTGCACGTGACCATCCGGGACGAGGCCTACCTGGCGCACCTGCTGGGCCGGGTGCTGCGGGAGGGAGCCGCCGGGGGCGCGGAGGCGGCCCCGGCGGTCGGGCCGTGA
- a CDS encoding M50 family metallopeptidase, with amino-acid sequence MLDHRPALRPGILLSPPLLNGPAVVHLVKDPVSGAAFEIGPKEYFLVSRLDGSRSLAEIGEAYGQAFGRRLGERNWQQLLGLLGSRRLLAGGPAPQPGAGPGPQRTGTLLRGTLRLVADADATTARLHRLLRPVLRPAVLGALLLVLLAMEGWLAASAGRLLADLRWLLSHPVPLLAVATLLWLSTALHEFAHGIAARHVGGTVGEIGLRWRLPMVIMYCRVDNYRYLPRRRDQLAVAGAGAFANLLFLLPFCAWWAALPAGDATGRVLGALLLLGSAQALVNLVPLPPLDGYTLLGHALRVTRLAPASSAYLRLRARDRAAAAAYPARARRLYLGYGIGSAVLVLLLAGLLTAAVLLTASP; translated from the coding sequence ATGCTGGACCACCGGCCGGCGCTGCGGCCGGGGATCCTGCTGTCGCCGCCGCTGCTGAACGGCCCCGCCGTCGTACACCTGGTCAAGGACCCGGTGTCCGGGGCGGCGTTCGAGATCGGGCCGAAGGAGTACTTCCTCGTCTCGCGCCTCGACGGCTCGCGCAGCCTGGCGGAGATCGGCGAGGCGTACGGGCAGGCCTTCGGGCGCCGCCTGGGCGAGCGGAACTGGCAGCAGCTGCTCGGGCTGCTCGGGAGCCGGCGGCTGCTCGCGGGCGGCCCGGCCCCGCAGCCCGGGGCCGGGCCCGGGCCGCAGCGGACCGGGACCCTGCTGCGCGGCACCCTGCGGCTGGTCGCGGACGCCGATGCCACGACGGCGCGGCTGCACCGGTTGCTGCGGCCGGTCCTGCGGCCGGCGGTGCTGGGCGCGCTGCTGCTCGTACTCCTGGCCATGGAGGGGTGGCTCGCGGCGTCGGCGGGCCGGCTCCTCGCGGATCTGCGGTGGTTACTGTCGCATCCGGTGCCGCTGCTGGCCGTGGCCACGCTGCTGTGGCTCAGTACGGCCCTGCACGAGTTCGCGCACGGGATCGCCGCCCGGCACGTGGGCGGCACGGTCGGGGAGATCGGGCTGCGCTGGCGGCTGCCGATGGTCATCATGTACTGCCGGGTCGACAACTACCGCTACCTGCCCCGCCGCCGGGACCAGCTGGCCGTCGCCGGAGCGGGCGCCTTCGCCAACCTCCTCTTCCTGCTGCCGTTCTGCGCCTGGTGGGCGGCGCTGCCGGCGGGCGACGCCACCGGCCGGGTGCTGGGCGCGCTGCTGCTGCTCGGCAGTGCGCAGGCCCTCGTCAACCTGGTCCCACTGCCGCCGCTCGACGGCTACACCCTGCTCGGGCACGCGCTGCGCGTGACCCGGCTGGCGCCCGCCAGCTCGGCCTACCTGCGGCTACGGGCGCGCGACCGTGCCGCGGCGGCCGCCTATCCGGCGCGGGCCCGCCGGCTCTACCTCGGCTACGGGATCGGCTCGGCGGTGCTGGTCCTGCTCCTGGCCGGGCTCCTGACGGCCGCCGTCCTGCTCACCGCCAGCCCCTGA
- a CDS encoding ABC transporter ATP-binding protein, whose translation MTTDRTPPPDAPVAVAVREVRKRYGDRQAVDGLSLDVRRGEFFGLLGPNGAGKTTFIEIVEGLRQADSGTVEVLGQSPWPRNTALLPRIGVQTQASAFFVRQTAREHLATVAGLYRKDAAAADRTLETVGLTEQRDVLVENLSGGQRQRLAIASALVHDPELIFLDEPTAALDPQARRDLWQVLRTLKSEGRTIVYTTHHLDEAEALCDRVAILVGGRIAALDSPHQLITAAGARARLLVPAGRITPAQAAALDGVERVGEQGGSLVLETSAPGKVLQAVDALTGLDGVMTRTATLEDVYLELTGRPGADGHTGGQTDGHTPAHTTESRA comes from the coding sequence ATGACAACTGACCGCACTCCCCCGCCCGACGCGCCCGTGGCCGTCGCCGTCCGGGAGGTCCGCAAGCGCTACGGCGACCGACAGGCCGTGGACGGGCTCTCCCTCGACGTGCGCCGCGGCGAGTTCTTCGGCCTGCTCGGCCCCAACGGCGCGGGCAAGACCACCTTCATCGAGATCGTCGAGGGCCTGCGCCAGGCCGACTCCGGCACGGTCGAGGTCCTCGGCCAGAGCCCCTGGCCGCGCAACACGGCCCTGCTGCCCCGGATCGGCGTCCAGACCCAGGCCTCGGCCTTCTTCGTCCGGCAGACCGCGCGCGAACACCTCGCCACCGTCGCCGGGCTGTACCGCAAGGACGCGGCCGCCGCGGACCGCACGCTGGAGACGGTCGGGCTGACCGAGCAGCGCGACGTGCTCGTGGAGAACCTCTCGGGCGGCCAGCGCCAGCGGCTCGCCATCGCGTCGGCCCTGGTCCACGACCCCGAGCTGATCTTCCTCGACGAGCCGACCGCCGCCCTCGACCCGCAGGCCCGCCGGGACCTGTGGCAGGTGCTGCGCACCCTCAAGAGCGAGGGCCGCACCATCGTCTACACCACCCACCACCTCGACGAGGCCGAGGCCCTGTGCGACCGGGTGGCCATCCTGGTCGGCGGCCGCATCGCCGCACTGGACTCCCCGCACCAGCTGATCACCGCCGCCGGGGCCCGGGCCCGGCTGCTGGTACCGGCGGGACGGATCACCCCGGCGCAGGCCGCCGCCCTGGACGGGGTGGAGCGGGTCGGCGAACAGGGCGGCTCGCTCGTGCTGGAGACCTCGGCCCCCGGCAAGGTGCTCCAGGCCGTCGACGCCCTCACCGGGCTCGACGGGGTGATGACCCGCACGGCGACCCTGGAGGACGTCTACCTGGAGCTGACCGGCCGCCCCGGGGCCGACGGCCACACCGGCGGCCAGACCGACGGCCACACGCCCGCACACACCACGGAGTCCCGCGCATGA
- a CDS encoding ABC transporter permease has translation MSAYTALTAAGYRAQVRDKATLFFTFAFPLLFLVVFGLIFSGQDVEESGRPYISYIAPGVMSWGVANAAVFGIAFTLMQWRRDDLLRLIRLSPTPLTTVLASRYVLALVVGVVQAAVFVAVAMLPGFGLELDGRWPLVLPALVFGITAFMAIGVIVGNYAKTPEAVAAIANCLMVPMAFLSGSFLPLDMMPSWLRSVSRVLPLRYLNDAASGALTGSGSLATIGIGCAALTGFALLFGGIGLKTFRWSNQS, from the coding sequence ATGAGCGCCTACACGGCACTGACCGCCGCCGGCTACCGGGCCCAGGTCCGGGACAAGGCCACCCTCTTCTTCACCTTCGCCTTCCCACTCCTGTTCCTCGTGGTCTTCGGCCTGATCTTCAGCGGCCAGGACGTGGAGGAGAGCGGCCGCCCCTACATCTCGTACATCGCGCCCGGCGTGATGTCCTGGGGCGTCGCCAACGCCGCCGTCTTCGGCATCGCCTTCACCCTGATGCAGTGGCGCCGCGACGACCTGCTGCGGCTGATCCGGCTCAGCCCGACACCGCTGACCACGGTGCTGGCCTCGCGCTACGTACTGGCCCTCGTGGTCGGTGTGGTGCAGGCCGCCGTGTTCGTGGCCGTCGCCATGCTGCCCGGCTTCGGGCTCGAGCTGGACGGGCGCTGGCCACTGGTGCTGCCCGCGCTGGTGTTCGGCATCACGGCCTTCATGGCGATCGGGGTGATCGTCGGCAACTACGCCAAGACCCCCGAGGCCGTCGCCGCGATCGCCAACTGCCTGATGGTGCCCATGGCGTTCCTGTCGGGATCCTTCCTGCCGCTCGACATGATGCCGTCCTGGCTGCGGTCGGTCTCCCGGGTGCTGCCGCTGCGCTACCTCAACGACGCCGCCTCCGGGGCCCTGACCGGCTCCGGCTCCCTCGCCACGATCGGCATCGGCTGCGCCGCGCTGACCGGCTTCGCCCTGCTGTTCGGCGGGATCGGGCTGAAGACCTTCCGCTGGAGCAACCAGTCATGA
- a CDS encoding TOMM precursor leader peptide-binding protein: protein MTPVASRTVRAAAAPDGTALETARRQLERALAAAAPDAARPYVVTLGVHDALGPRAADPFAALRPAATVHLGAQAVLLGPWGGDGTAPACGQCLAMRWQRLRSRSERDALETGSGPRTPVSAHWPRLSPYVLDAVAALHAAVLGGDAKAPGPLAADRALPQVSRLDLETLQVRTYPLAADPLCPDCGPRGADAPRPFVPASRPKPAPQAQRLRKASSYPVPREALANPVTGVLGGGTWINVTSPTTAPVAGSVFMRGYAGLTDVTWSGQANSFSASRDLAFLEGLERYAGTHRRTGAEALTASYAELGERALNPAECGFYPPATYRDDPLVSPFDPERPIPWVYGHSLRDDRPVLVPARLAYYSAGLAADNFVFECSNGCAIGGCLEEAVLGALLELIERDAFLLAWYGGQRLTEIDLDSVPGPAVRMMVDRAALQGYDVHAFDNRIDLAVPVVTGLAVRRDGGPGLYSFGAGAALDPAAAVEAALSEVLTYIPHLPRQVAERQGELEAMAGDFGLVRHLKDHAQLYGLPAMAPHARTYREPLAVRPMAELYERWEAHGRPRTGDLRDDLLLCVGELTGAGHDVIVVDQTTPEQRRMGLHTVCAIVPGLLPIDFGWSRQRAPYMPRLRTAAQRAGLRESALTDAEIRLVPHPFP from the coding sequence ATGACACCCGTCGCTTCGAGGACCGTACGGGCGGCCGCGGCCCCCGACGGCACCGCGCTGGAGACGGCCCGCCGGCAGCTCGAGCGGGCGCTGGCCGCCGCCGCCCCTGACGCGGCGCGGCCGTACGTGGTCACGCTGGGGGTGCACGACGCCCTCGGGCCGCGCGCCGCCGACCCCTTCGCCGCGCTGCGCCCGGCCGCCACCGTCCATCTCGGCGCCCAGGCCGTGCTCCTGGGGCCCTGGGGCGGCGACGGCACCGCCCCCGCATGCGGGCAGTGCCTGGCCATGCGCTGGCAGCGGCTGCGCAGCAGGAGCGAGCGCGACGCGCTGGAGACCGGCAGCGGGCCGCGCACCCCCGTCTCGGCCCACTGGCCCCGGCTGTCGCCGTACGTGCTGGACGCGGTCGCCGCCCTGCACGCGGCGGTCCTGGGCGGCGACGCGAAGGCTCCGGGCCCTCTGGCCGCCGACCGGGCGCTGCCCCAGGTGTCCCGCCTGGACCTGGAGACCCTCCAGGTGCGTACGTACCCGCTGGCCGCCGACCCGCTCTGCCCCGACTGCGGGCCGCGCGGCGCCGACGCCCCGCGGCCCTTCGTCCCCGCCTCCCGGCCCAAGCCCGCCCCGCAGGCGCAGCGGCTGCGCAAGGCCTCCTCGTACCCGGTGCCGCGGGAGGCGCTGGCCAATCCGGTGACCGGGGTGCTCGGCGGAGGCACCTGGATCAACGTGACCTCGCCGACCACCGCGCCGGTCGCGGGCAGCGTCTTCATGCGCGGCTACGCGGGGCTCACGGACGTCACCTGGAGCGGTCAGGCCAACAGCTTCTCGGCCAGCCGCGACCTCGCCTTCCTGGAAGGGCTGGAGCGGTACGCCGGCACGCACCGCCGCACCGGCGCCGAGGCGCTCACCGCCTCCTACGCGGAGCTGGGCGAGCGGGCCCTGAATCCGGCGGAGTGCGGGTTCTACCCGCCCGCGACCTACCGCGACGACCCCCTGGTGTCGCCCTTCGACCCCGAGCGGCCCATCCCCTGGGTGTACGGGCACTCGCTGCGCGACGACCGGCCCGTGCTGGTGCCGGCGCGCCTGGCCTACTACAGCGCGGGCCTGGCCGCCGACAACTTCGTCTTCGAGTGCTCCAACGGCTGCGCGATCGGCGGCTGCCTGGAGGAGGCGGTGCTCGGCGCCCTGCTGGAGCTGATCGAGCGGGACGCCTTCCTGCTCGCCTGGTACGGCGGCCAGCGGCTGACGGAGATCGACCTGGACTCCGTACCGGGGCCGGCGGTGCGGATGATGGTGGACCGGGCCGCCCTCCAGGGGTACGACGTGCACGCCTTCGACAACCGGATCGACCTCGCGGTGCCCGTGGTGACGGGACTGGCCGTACGGCGCGACGGCGGACCGGGGCTGTACTCCTTCGGCGCGGGCGCGGCGCTCGATCCGGCGGCGGCGGTGGAGGCCGCGCTGTCGGAGGTGCTCACCTACATCCCGCACCTGCCCCGGCAGGTGGCCGAGCGGCAGGGTGAACTGGAGGCGATGGCCGGGGACTTCGGGCTGGTCAGACACCTCAAGGACCATGCCCAGCTGTACGGGCTGCCCGCGATGGCCCCGCACGCGCGCACCTACCGGGAGCCGCTCGCCGTACGGCCCATGGCGGAGCTGTACGAGCGGTGGGAGGCCCACGGCCGGCCGAGGACCGGCGACCTGCGGGACGATCTGCTGCTGTGCGTGGGCGAGTTGACGGGGGCCGGGCACGATGTGATCGTCGTCGACCAGACCACGCCGGAGCAGCGCCGGATGGGGCTGCACACCGTGTGCGCCATCGTGCCGGGGCTGCTGCCGATCGACTTCGGCTGGTCGCGCCAGCGGGCCCCGTACATGCCCCGGCTGCGGACGGCCGCCCAACGGGCGGGGCTGCGCGAGAGTGCCCTGACGGACGCGGAGATCCGGCTGGTGCCGCACCCGTTCCCCTGA
- a CDS encoding thiazolylpeptide-type bacteriocin — protein sequence MEKSPLASLADEILELESETFEISDYSDASEVVLAGSTSCSSTSTCSSTTSTTSCSA from the coding sequence ATGGAGAAGTCGCCGCTCGCCTCGCTCGCCGACGAGATCCTGGAGCTGGAGTCGGAGACCTTCGAGATCTCCGACTACTCGGACGCCAGCGAGGTCGTGCTCGCCGGTTCCACGAGCTGCAGCTCCACCTCGACCTGTTCCTCCACCACCAGCACCACCTCCTGCAGCGCCTGA